A single window of Lonchura striata isolate bLonStr1 chromosome 20, bLonStr1.mat, whole genome shotgun sequence DNA harbors:
- the TRPV3 gene encoding transient receptor potential cation channel subfamily V member 3, translating to MIKDNNEIVPLMGKKTNLPGNPPANQQEKKVTEGTPTKKSSHFFLEIDGFESNASPNNTSPPVFSKPMDSNIRPCASANGEDMDSPQSLQDDATEYSPNVDSCGATTCQDPELRSARKKLKRNLFRAVSEGNAEELQRLLAELRERSGSCTSLPVPDYLMKKFTAADTGKTCLMKALLNINQNTNEIVNMLLSFAEENGILERFINAAYTEEAYKGQTALNIAIERRQYEITQSLIEKGADVNAHAQGIFFNPKHKHEGFYFGETALALAACTNQPDIIELLMDNARTNISSQDSRGNNILHALVTVAEDSKTQNDFVIRMYDMILLKSKDRTLETTKNKEGLTPLQLAAKTGKLEILKYILSREIREKPNRSLSRKFTDWAYGPVQSSLYDLTELDTTADNSVLEIIVYNTNIGNRHEMLTLEPLNSLLRMKWKKFARHMFFMSCCFYFLYNVTLTLVSYHRPNTNEAPPYPLALTQGVGWLQLSGQVMVMLGAIFLAIKESVAIFLLRPSDLQSILSDAWFHFAFFIQALLVIFSVFLYLFSYKEHLVCLVLAMALGWANMLYFTRGFQSMGIYSVMIQKVILQDVIKFLVVYIVFLLGFGVALAALIETCQEGGECHANSSLGPVLMDLFKLTLGLGDLEIQQNSKYPVLFLLLLITFVVLTFVLLLNMLIALMGETVEDISKESEHIWKLQRARTILEFEKFLPKCLRKKFQLGERCKVAENDTRVCLRINEVKWTEWKTHVSFINEDPGPTDPSKIQDNSRTNSKNTLNTFEETDDLPETSV from the exons ATGATTAAAGATAACAACGAAATTGTTCCACTAATGGGCAAGAAAACAAACCTGCCTGGAAATCCCCCTGCAAACCAGCAAGAGAAAAAGGTGACTGAAGGCACTCCCACCAAGAAAAG TTCCCACTTTTTCCTGGAGATTGATGGTTTTGAAAGCAATGCCAGTCCCAATAACACCTCTCCCCCTGTGTTTTCCAAACCCATGGATTCCAATATTCGCCCGTG tgCATCTGCAAATGGGGAAGACATGGATTCCCCTCAGTCTCTTCAGGATGATGCCACAGAGTACAGCCCTAATGTGGACAGCTGTGG TGCTACCACATGCCAAGACCCTGAGCTGAGGAGTGCCAGGAAGAAGCTGAAGAGGAACCTGTTCCGGGCAGTGTCCGAGGGGAACGCGGAGGAGCTGCAGCGGCTGCTGGCCGAGCTGAGGGAGCGCTCGGGCTCCTGCACCTCCCTGCCCGTGCCAG ATTACCTGATGAAGAAGTTCACAGCTGCAGACACTGGCAAAACTTGTCTGATGAAAGCTCTGCTGAACATCAACCAGAACACAAATGAGATAGTGAACATGCTCCTGTCCTTTGCAGAGGAAAATGGCATTTTGGAGAGATTCATCAATGCAGCATACACAGAAGAGGCATATAAAG GCCAGACAGCTCTAAATATTGCCATTGAGAGGAGACAGTATGAAATCACCCAGAGCCTCATAGAGAAAGGAGCAGATGTCAATGCTCATGCCCAGGGTATTTTCTTTAATCCCAAGCACAAGCATGAAGGCTTTTATTTTG GTGAGACTGCCCTGGCTTTGGCAGCATGTACCAACCAGCCAGACATAATTGAGCTGTTAATGGACAATGCCAGGACCAATATTTCCTCTCAGGATTCCAGAGGAAACAACATCCTCCATGCATTAGTGACCGTGGCAGAGGACTCCAAAACACAGAATGATTTTGTGATCAGAATGTATGACATGATCCTGCTGAAAAGTAAAGACAGAACTCTGGAAACAACCAAGAATAAGGAGGGTTTGACACCGCTGCAATTAGCTGCAAAAACTGGGAAATTAGAG ATTCTGAAGTACATCCTGAGCAGAGAGATCAGAGAGAAGCCAAACAGGAGCCTGTCAAGAAAATTCACAGACTGGGCTTATGGTCCTGTTCAATCTTCTCTGTATGACCTGACAGAGCTGGACACCACTGCTGACAACTCAGTACTGGAAATCATTGTCTATAATACAAATATTGGT aaTCGTCACGAGATGCTGACTTTGGAGCCTCTGAACTCACTGCTGAGGATGAAATGGAAGAAGTTTGCAAGGCACATGTTCTTCATGTCctgctgcttttatttcctgtaCAATGTAACATTAACATTGGTTTCCTACCACAGGCCCAATACAAATGAA GCTCCTCCTTATCCACTGGCTCTAACTCAAGGAGTGGGGTGGCTGCAGTTGTCAGGACAGGTGATGGTTATGTTAGGAGCAATATTTTTAGCCATAAAAgag AGTGTGGCCATCTTCCTGCTCAGGCCCTCAGACCTGCAGTCCATTCTCTCTGATGCCTGGTTCCACTTTGCATT tTTTATACAAGCTTTGCTTGTGATCTTCTCTGTCTTTTTGTACTTGTTTTCCTACAAAGAACACCTGGTGTGTCTTGTTTTGGCAatggcccttggctgggccAATATGCTCTATTTCACCAGAGGCTTCCAGTCCATGGGCATTTACAGTGTGATGATTCAAAAG GTCATCCTGCAAGATGTGATCAAGTTTTTAGTTGTCTACATCGTGTTTTTGCTGGGATTTGGTGTAG ctctggctgccctgaTTGAGACGTGCCAGGAGGGTGGGGAATGCCACGCCAACAGCAGCCTGGGACCTGTCCTGATGGATCTCTTCAAGCTTACCCTGGGTCTGGGTGACCTGGAGATCCAGCAGAACTCCAAGTACCCCGTGCTgtttctcctgctcctcatAACTTTTGTTGTGCTGacttttgttcttctcttgAACATGCTGATTGCGTTAATGGGAGAAACGGTGGAGGATATTTCTAAGGAGAGTGAGCACATCTGGAAACTCCAG AGAGCCAGGACTATTTTGGAATTTGAAAAATTCTTACCAAAATGCCTGAGGaaaaaattccagctgggaGAACGGTGTAAAGTGGCTGAAAATGACACCAGGGTGTGTTTAAG GATTAATGAAGTGAAATGGACTGAGTGGAAAACCCATGTTTCATTTATTAATGAAGATCCAGGGCCAACAG ATCCGAGCAAAATTCAAGATAATTCAAGAACTAATAGCAAAAACACCCTGAATACATTTGAAGAAACGGATGATTTGCCTGAAACTTCTGTTTAG
- the ASPA gene encoding aspartoacylase isoform X2 → MSSPCARVRRVGLFGGTHGNELSGVLLVRHWQQDGAEIQRAGVQVKPFLTNPRAVESCTSRPVVEDIPYEVRRAQEINHIFGPKGSDDAYDLIFDLHNTTSNMGGTIILENSRDDFTIQMVHYIKNALAPEPCPALLIEHPSLKYATTRSVAKHPVGVEVGPQPQGVARADVLDKMRKIVKHGLDFVQLFNEGKEFPPCTIEVFKIMEKVDYPRNKNGEIIAIIHPKLQDQDWQPLKNGDPQFLTLDGEVIPYQGNCTVYPTFINEAAYYEKKQAFVKTEKIKLTAKHLRLSVSEHSTS, encoded by the exons ATGAGCTCCCCGTGTGCTCGGGTGAGACGGGTCGGGCTCTTCGGGGGCACTCACGGCAATGAATTATCGGGGGTGCTCCTGGTCAGGCActggcagcaggatggagcTGAGATCCAGAGAGCAGGAGTGCAGGTGAAACCATTCCTCACCAACCCCAGGGCTGTGGAGAGCTGCACCAG CAGGCCAGTGGTGGAAGATATTCCATATGAAGTGAGGAGGGCTCAGGAAATCAATCATATATTTGGTCCCAAAGGTAGTGATGATGCCTATGACCTTATTTTTGACCTTCACAACACCACTTCTAACATGGGTGGTACCATTATTCTTGAAAACTCCAGGGATGACTTTACAATTCAAATGGTTCATTATATCAAG AACGCTCTGGCTCCAGAAccttgtcctgctctgctgatTGAACATCCCAGCCTGAAATATGCAACGACTCGCTCTGTGGCAAAACATCCTGTTG GTGTGGAGGTGGGGCCCCAGCCACAAGGTGTTGCTCGAGCTGATGTTTTGGACAAAATGAGGAAGATTGTTAAACATGGCCTTGATTTTGTGCAACTTTTTAATGAAG GCAAGGAATTTCCACCATGCACAATcgaggtttttaaaataatggagAAAGTAGATTATCCCAGGAATAAGAATGGTGAAATTATTGCAATAATTCATCCTAAACTACAG GATCAAGACTGGCAGCCACTAAAGAATGGTGATCCTCAATTTTTGACTCTTGATGGAGAAGTAATTCCATATCAGGGGAACTGTACAGTCTATCCAACATTTATTAACGAAGCTGCATATTATGAAAAGAAACAAGCTTTtgtaaaaacagagaaaatcaaACTCACTGCAAAACACCTCAGGTTGTCAGTctcagagcacagcacttcTTAA
- the ASPA gene encoding aspartoacylase isoform X1: MSSPCARVRRVGLFGGTHGNELSGVLLVRHWQQDGAEIQRAGVQVKPFLTNPRAVESCTRYIDCDLNRVFDPESLGRPVVEDIPYEVRRAQEINHIFGPKGSDDAYDLIFDLHNTTSNMGGTIILENSRDDFTIQMVHYIKNALAPEPCPALLIEHPSLKYATTRSVAKHPVGVEVGPQPQGVARADVLDKMRKIVKHGLDFVQLFNEGKEFPPCTIEVFKIMEKVDYPRNKNGEIIAIIHPKLQDQDWQPLKNGDPQFLTLDGEVIPYQGNCTVYPTFINEAAYYEKKQAFVKTEKIKLTAKHLRLSVSEHSTS, encoded by the exons ATGAGCTCCCCGTGTGCTCGGGTGAGACGGGTCGGGCTCTTCGGGGGCACTCACGGCAATGAATTATCGGGGGTGCTCCTGGTCAGGCActggcagcaggatggagcTGAGATCCAGAGAGCAGGAGTGCAGGTGAAACCATTCCTCACCAACCCCAGGGCTGTGGAGAGCTGCACCAGGTACATTGACTGTGATCTCAACCGGGTTTTTGACCCCGAGAGCCTCGG CAGGCCAGTGGTGGAAGATATTCCATATGAAGTGAGGAGGGCTCAGGAAATCAATCATATATTTGGTCCCAAAGGTAGTGATGATGCCTATGACCTTATTTTTGACCTTCACAACACCACTTCTAACATGGGTGGTACCATTATTCTTGAAAACTCCAGGGATGACTTTACAATTCAAATGGTTCATTATATCAAG AACGCTCTGGCTCCAGAAccttgtcctgctctgctgatTGAACATCCCAGCCTGAAATATGCAACGACTCGCTCTGTGGCAAAACATCCTGTTG GTGTGGAGGTGGGGCCCCAGCCACAAGGTGTTGCTCGAGCTGATGTTTTGGACAAAATGAGGAAGATTGTTAAACATGGCCTTGATTTTGTGCAACTTTTTAATGAAG GCAAGGAATTTCCACCATGCACAATcgaggtttttaaaataatggagAAAGTAGATTATCCCAGGAATAAGAATGGTGAAATTATTGCAATAATTCATCCTAAACTACAG GATCAAGACTGGCAGCCACTAAAGAATGGTGATCCTCAATTTTTGACTCTTGATGGAGAAGTAATTCCATATCAGGGGAACTGTACAGTCTATCCAACATTTATTAACGAAGCTGCATATTATGAAAAGAAACAAGCTTTtgtaaaaacagagaaaatcaaACTCACTGCAAAACACCTCAGGTTGTCAGTctcagagcacagcacttcTTAA